The DNA region CCAAAGCTCAACCGCATGGTGGAATTGGCATCCGGATAAAAGTTACGAGACGTATACATCCGACGGATAACCCCGTTCAGCTGGCGTTCCCCACGGATGATCTCCGTAGTAGGCGCCTGCATCTGCATATTCATATCGAACAACATCGTCAGCATATCAATGCCCAACGAGATAGCCGGATCATCGAAAATCTGATAGGTAGTATCCCGTTCAAGAAAGCGCTTCAAACCACGGGGAGTAGTCAACTCAGAACTTGCATAAAGACTATCTACGAAAGCTTTCTCATCCCCATTATATTTCTGTGCGATAGTATGATAGATTTCCGGCAGGAAAGTGGTATCCACTTTTGAGCGATACTCCTTCAACAGTGCCGTAAATACTTCCTTGTCTATATCCAGATCCAAATTAGAGTATTGCTCAACGATATCCTTCAAGGCGGCAATAACTGTTTTCTGCTCCCCTTCAAAATCGAAGTTCAGAATCTTCAGTGCAAGCTGCACTAACTCCGGTCCATATAGGAAAGACTCGATAAAGTAAGCCTGCGCACGGTTTACCTCCCGGCGGTTCTTATAATTCAGTTCCAGGTCTGTAAACAGTTGAAGAAGTTTCTCACGTTCGTCCGGGTTCTGCTGTATCCATCGACGGATTTCCTGTTCCATTTCACGTTTCTTCTCCAGGATTCCCAGCTTACGGATGGCACGGTTGACACCGATACTGTTCTTCCAGTAATTGGAGCTTTCATCGTATTTGGAAGCATACTTAATGCGTATACTGTCCTTACTGTCCATTTCACGTTTCCAGATGGCTTGCTTCACACCACGGATGTCAATCTGCGCCTGATTGGAGTTATTCATCATTTCCTCGATACCGAATGAAGAAAGGTAACGTTCCGTACTACCCGGATAGCCTATCGTCATACAGAAAGAGCCTTCCTTATAGCCATCCAGTGAAATCGGCGCTACATATTCAGGGTGATACGGAACATTGTCGGGGGAGTAATCGGCAGGCCGGTTCTTGTGGTCTGCATAAATACGAAACACACAGAAATCCCCTGTATGCCGAGGCCATACCCAGTTATCCGTATCCCAACCGAACTTACCGACAGAGGAAGGAGGTGCAAACACCAGCCGCACATCGTTGAAATCGCGGTAAACGGAGAGCCAGAACTCATTGCCTCCATAATAAGCATCTACCACGCCAAGCAAAGTGGAGTCTTTCAGAGATACCTCACCACCTATTACCATCATCATAGAGTCTACCGCACTGGAACGTTCCATCTCGTTCATCGAAGGTTTAACGGCTCCCAGCACACGCTTGGTTACATCTTCCGTACGAAGCAGAAAACGAACATAAAGCTCCGGATTAGGTAATTCCTCTGCACGGCTACGGGCTACGAAACCATCTTTCAGGTAATCATGCTCCACCGACGAATGTTGCTGCACACTACTGAAGCCACAGTGATGATTGGTAAACACCAACCCGTCTTCCGACACTACCACACCGGAACAAAACCCTCCAAAGCTGACTACCGCATCTTTCAACGACGGCTTCTTCGGATTATATAGTTTATCGGCAGGCATTTGCAGGCCGAGTTCTTTCATGGTCTTACGGGTCTGTTTATTCAGGTTTCCCAGCATCCACATACCTTCGTCCGCCTGTCCCGTCAACGTGAAGAGGCTGCAAGCTACAATTAGGATACACTTTAGCTTCATTCTATACTTGGTATTAAATTATTATTTAGAATAACTCGTTATACTTAACTGATTATCATTCTGCAATCAGTCTTAGTTTTTTCGCTCCAGTACGTGCTTTCAGCCATTCGGTAATCTTCTGTTTCTCATGGACGTCGGGATGCTTGCCAAACTTCAGCACAGCAAGTGTAATGGTATCTGTCCGTACCGAATCAACCGTCAGTTCTATGGCATGAGAGATAGAAACAGTTTTCACTGATGGATAGAGAACTTTTAGCTCCGGAACGATCGTTTTGCCCAATTCATCGAAAGACTTGTATCTTGCCAGACTCTGTTCCAGCACTGTAATTTTCTTTGTTTGTTCCACCAGTCGTTCCTCACTGTTTTTATAGAAGTCTTCCATCACCATAGCTCGGATAGAAGAAATATCCACAGCTTCGTTATTCATTCCCTGAAGAACGATCAGCTTCGTTTCACCTAACTTATAGTCCTTCATCTTGTTACGGGCAATGGCAATAGAGGCTTCGGGAACTTCTTGTCCAATCAGCACCACACGTATTTCATTGTCCTTACTACCATGATAATGAATCTTCTTGTCTAGCACCTGTGTATTCTCAAAAGAAAGCTGTTCGGCAACAAACCGATTGGCGGCACTCTCATAGAAAGTACTCTGAATAATGCCTACCGTCAAGTAGACAGCCGGACACATAGTCAGCACAGCAATGAGTATTATGTATTGGCGTACTTTCTTCTCCCGCTTCTTGTCCACAAACTCTTTACGCTGGAAGTGCATCACACGCACACCGGCAAACGTGGCAAGACTGATGAATACCGAATTAATGAAGTAAAGATAGAATGCTCCGAGGAAATAAACCAGATTCCCCGTTGCCAACCCATAACCTGCCGTACAAAGTGGCGGCATCAAGGCCGTGGCAATGGCAACACCTGGAATCACATTTCCTTTCTCCTTGGTAGACAGGGCAACTACACCGGCAAGACCACCCATCAATGCGATGAATACGTCATAAATCGTAGGTGAAGTACGTGCCAGAAGCTCCGACTGCCCTTCGGCAACAGGGCTTACAAGAAAGAAGATGGTAGCCGTAGTTACACTGAACAGGGTCGTTATCAGGAAACTTTTCAGTGAACGTTTCATCAGTTCGAAGTCATTCAGACCGACAGACAGTCCCACACCCATGATAGGTCCCATCAGTGGGGAAATCAACATGGCACCGATGATTACGGCTGTGGAGTTGACATTCAGTCCCAATGATGCCATAAAGATGGCAAAGATCAAAATCCACAGATTGGCCCCTTTAAACTCCACTCCTTTGCGGATGGAGTCTACTGTTTCCAGCTCATTATCTTTGTCTTTCCTCAGATCAAGATACTCGCTCAGGAACTTTTTGACGGCAAAAACATTCCGGTTTTGGTTCTGTTCAGGTGTTTCCATAAGCATAATTATTTTCGAATGAAACGGTTTAGGATTGATATTTGGCTAAGCGGCAAATCACGCTTCACGACATAAGCGACAAACAGCAGCAGCAGAACTGTACGGTATGCCATACGCAAGTAGATATTGTCTATCGGTACATATTCGGCGGCCACATAAAGCACAGCCGCCAGAAGCACATACATACCTATCGCCTTCAGGTCGTATTGTATCGGATATTTCTTCTGGCCCACAAAGTAAGAAAGCAGCATAGCAACGCCATATCCGGTAAATCCCGCCCAGGCACAAGCGATGTAACCATACTTCGGGATCAAGAAGACGTTCATCAATATCAGGATAGTGCAACCTGTCAACGAGAAGTAGGCCCCCCAACGTGTCTCATCAATCAATTTGTACCAAAAGGACAGGTTGAAGTAAATGCCCATAAAGATTTCAGCTGCCATGACAATAGGCACCACCCGTAATCCATCCCAGTAATCACGTCCGATGACATGGCGCAGGATGTCCAGATAGAACATTACAGCCAGAAAGGCAAGCAAAGTAAAGATAATGAAAAATTTCATAGCCTGGGCATACATCTCACGACTATCTTTCTCCTTGCTCTTACCGAACACGAAAGGTTCATAAGCGAAGCGGAATGCCTGGGTAAACATAGCCATAATCATGGCAATCTTACTGGCAGCTCCGTAAATGCCAAGTTGTACGGTAGCCTCAGCCTCGTCGGGATAGACGAAAGGAAAAATAATCTTATCAGCCACCTGATTCAAGATGCCTGCCACACCCAATATCACCAATGGCAGGGAGTAACGAAGCATCCGCTTCAATAGCTCTCTATCCAGCACATAGGTAAATCCTCTCAGTTCCGGTATCATACACAACATGACAACAGAGGTACATATCAGATTGAAGAGGAAAGCATAACCTACGTCATTCCCTTTCAATATGACATAATAGAAAAGATTGAGTGCAATATTGAGGAAGATAAACAGCAACTTCAGTGCAGCAAACTTGATAGGGCGTTTTTTATAGCGCAGATAAGCGAACGGAATACTCTGAATGGCATCCATTGCTACCACAATCATCATCATACCTACATACCAGGGATGTTCTCCGTATTCCAACCATCCGGCAATAGGTTCCAGAAATAACAATCCCAAAGCAACGAATACCAATGAGCCGATACTTACGCTCAACAAGGTGGTAGAGTATACCCGCATCGGGTCATCCTGCCCTTTATTGGCAAAACGGAAAAACCCCGTCTCCATGCCGCACGTCAGCAATACCAGTATCAATGCCACCCAGGCGTATATATTCGTAACCACACCATAGCCACCCGACGATGCAGGCAAAGCTATCGTGTAAACGGGCACCAGCAGATAATTGAGGAAACGCCCTACAATACTACTCACCCCATAAATAGCAGTTTCTTTTGCTAAACTTTTTAATCCCGCCATGTTTTCTTTAATTAATGAACAAAACTATCTTTATTCTCAGTCCGGGAAGAGAATAAAGATAGTATCTGTTCTTAGTCGTTAAATAAGGTACGCTGACTATTGTAAAGGCTACGTCCTAAATGTTTATAAGCCAATTCTGTCACTTCACGTCCACGCGGAGTACGTTTCAAGAAACCCTCTTTGATCAGGAAAGGCTCATACACCTCTTCTATAGTTCCGGCATCTTCACCCAATGCCGTAGCAATAGTAGTAAGCCCTACCGGACCGCCCTTAAACTTATCGATAATGGTACAGAGTATCTTATTATCGATTTCATCGAGTCCGTACTTGTCTATATTCAATGCTTCAAGAGCGAAGTTGGCAATCTCCGTATCAATGCTCCCCGAACCTTTCACCTGTGCAAAATCTCGCACACGACGCAACAATGCATTTGCAATACGCGGCGTTCCACGGCTACGGGAAGCGATCTCAGACGCTGCCCTTGTAGAGCAAGGTACATTCAATATCCCTGCCGAACGACGAATAATACCGCTCAATACATCATCATCGTAATACTCCAGATGCAGATTAATACCAAAACGTGCACGTAAAGGCGCGGTCAGCAAGCCGCTACGGGTAGTAGCTCCCACCATCGTAAACGGATTCAGATCAATCTGGATGCTCCGTGCAGACGGGCCTTTATCTATCATGATGTCAATGCGGTAATCCTCCATTGCAGAGTACAGATACTCTTCCACCACTGGAGAAAGCCGGTGAATTTCATCGATAAACAGCACATCATTCGGTTCCAGACTGGTAAGCACTCCCGCCAAATCACCCGGTTTATCAAGCACCGGACCGGAAGTAACCTTAAAACCAACTCCCAGTTCATTCGCAATAATATTGGAAAGTGTCGTTTTTCCCAATCCCGGAGGTCCATGCAGCAATACATGATCCAACGCCTCGCCACGCAGGCGGGCTGCCTTAACGAAGATACGCAGATTATCCACCACCTTATCTTGTCCGCTGAAATCTTCAAAGGACAACGGACGAAGCGCGTTTTCAAAATCGCGTTCCCGACTGGTCAACTGATTATCGCGTATGTCAAAATCTTCTCGTTCCATTCTATATTTAGTTCTTTTCTTATCTTTTTAGAAAAAGAATAGAAAACAAAATCAAGGCTTATAATCAACTACTTATCCCTTTTCTTTTTCTATTTCTTTTTTATTTCTTTTTTTTTACCACTTATTTCAATGCATAACGTCTATCAGTACGAGCCCCTTCTGTTATCAATTCCACATCCACCATCGAATAAACCATCTTCCTCAACTCTTGTAAATCGACTTCCGGCAACCGACCCGCAATCTCCGAAATCTTACTTTTAGGATGCACTCTCAAGTCTTCCATAATTAGAGTTTTCAGCACATAAGGTTCTACTGTTTTCAGAGTTGTCTTCAAATTTACCTTTGCGTTCTTTATCAACTGGGGATTCACAAAAAACTGGGTACCTTTCTTTGCACCATTCCTTCCGATAATATTATCTTTCAACAACTTATCCGTATAGCTGCGCAAACGGTCTTCTTCTTGAAGCTGAAGTTACGAATATCATTCGCCAACTGCCGCAAAGCATCCAAAGCAACCCCATCAAGCTGGTATTTGGTCCTCACCAATTCCCACTGATAAGCGCCCTTCTCTTCGCCCAAACGCTGCAAGTCCTCGCTACGCACCGGTTCACATTTATCGGCCACCCGAATGTAAATACGTCCGTCCAAGGTAGTAGCTACAGAATGCATAGAAGGTGAAACAGAAACAATAAAGTATTGGCTGCCGGTGTCATCAGTACATATTTCAGAAGCTACAAGGCCGACGTTGAAACAGAGACTACGCAATTTAGTCACTGCCTCATTCACTTCGTCGGGCGTGACATGCTGTCCCGGCAAAGGGGCTTTCTTCTTGTCATCGTAGCCTATAAAGATTCTTCCGCCTTGTGCATTTGCCAAAGCAACACAGGTCACGGACAAGTCTTTGAATCCTTTATCTCCTGTTCTAATTTTCAGAAGACTCTTATATTCGGTTGTCTGCTTCTCGCAATCCATGTCTCCATATTTTGGTTCTATTGAGCAAAGATAGTACAAACTGATGAACCCTATCTATTTTTCACTTAATTTCTTTCCTCCCTTCATCATTCCATCCTTCTCCGCTTGCTCATGTTGAAAAGAAACTCTGCCTTTGCGGCTCACATGCAATCATATATCATGATAAAGACTGCACAAGGAATATTTCCCCATGCAGTCTTTATCCCCAATGAGGCTTAGTTTTTTTACTTAAGATTCTTGTAATTCCTGATGTACAATGACTTCATACCACAACTTTTTGTTTTCTGCAAAATAACTAATTTATTTTGAGATAATCCCTATAAGTTAACTCTTTTCACAAACACTTCTGTCCTTACATCCCGCCTCCAATATCATTTAATCCATAACAATAAAGGTGTACTGAAAGTAACTAACCTGTAACTTCCAGCACACCTTTATTCTATAAAGACAGCAAAAAACTTCGCTTATAACATCACTATTGCACCACCCTTACAAATTGAGCCGAAGCCTTAAATGAAGGAAAAATAGACATAGAGACCTGCACTACGGCACTACATGGCTGACCGCCCTTCGTTGCCGGAATCCATCCTTTCAGCATATTCACCAGGCGCATCACTTCTTTATCAACACGCTCATTACAACGCCTTTTGTAATTTGCACCGGTAACTGTGCCATCGGACGTCACAATGAACTCAACAGTAGTAGTACCATATCCTGCCGTTTCAATCGCAATCTGAGGTTTACGCATATTCTCCTGCAAGAAAGTATACAGAGCCTTAGTCCCTCCCGGATATTTGGGTGCTGTCACTACACGCGCAGCACGTTCAGCAGCCATTTCTGCCTCTGCCGCTTCTACTGCCGCTATTGAATCCACTATACGTATCGAATCATAATAGGCCCTGTCAGCATCCTTCTGCTGAATATTGCCTATAGCCTTAGTTACCTTCTCTTCTTTGGGTATACTCAACATCTCATCGTGAATATAAAATCCTTGAAAACCCGCAGGAGTATATCCCGCAAAAGCGGAAACAATCTCAAAACTAAACTTCTGCCCTTCTTTCACCTTAGGAAAATAATACGCGCCTGCCACTGTCGTCTTATTACCTGTACTTATATAATAAAAATTGATGCTTCTACTTGCCGTAAAGTCGTGATTGGCTGTTCCCAGTACTCTGAATTTATAACCTCCGTTTCCCCGACCCGTACAAAGAACCCCCTGCACATCCCAATAATACTTCACCTCTTCCGACACAGCAAAAGGTACTTTCATTGGATAACTTTTAGGAGGCCACGAAAACTTCTGGGCAGAAGTAGCAACCACTAATAAACTCATTGTAAGTAAAACAAATAACTTTTTCATAATCATATATCTTTTGAGCAATAACAGTTTCCTATATCGTCCTTTTTCCCTAATAACGGAAAACCACTTACCTTATCCATACAACAAGAATAAATACAATTTTCACAAGGAACATTAGAATCAAGCATTCCCGGTATTACAAGTCTATAAAAACCGCCTCCAGAGCTAGAACCAACAATACCTCCTACTATGCAATCAATTTTATCCGTAAAAGTTAAGGTTCCCTCATTCACTAACCTATGTAAGAAACATCCTCCCACAGTTGCAGCCACTCCACCTATTACAGCATCTTGTAATTCACCGGATAAATTGATCTTCCTCGAATTGCGCATATCATACACTGTAATCCACTCTTTATCCTTACAACGCATCTGCCCGGCTACTCCCCCCACCGCAACAAGGGTAGATACTCCATGGTTACCAACCGCAATATCTGCATAATTATAAAAATGACAGGCATCTTTTATAGAAGATAAGGTTCCAACCACACCGCCGATAGTGCTGCCTGAATAACCACCGACTTTAGTACTCAAATTGACTACAACTTTTCCTCTGTTTTCCAATTTAGTATCTTGAGTAGTTTCTCCAAGACAAATCCCTCCTGCAAGCCCTCCAACAGTCACCAATCCTCTATTATCTTTAACTGTAATGTCTCCTTTATTAAGGATAGAATGATAAAAATTGGTACCACTGCCATCACTATTATATCCATTAAATCCAATAAGCCCTCCAAGTGAAACATTGCTGCCGCCAAGAACCTGGATATTTACATTACTTGTACAATTATCAATGGTACCTCCAAAGAAATGACCTGCTAAAGCGCCTATCATCAGAGAAAAAGATGATGATTCAGCATTATTTTGTACAGTGATATTCCCAGCTAATGTCAAATTCTTCACAGTAACGTTACCTAGAGCTTCAAACAGACCAAACTCAAGGGAAGTATACCCCGAATCCAAATCTTTTTCATTAATAGTATATACAACATCCTTAAAAGTGATAGTATGTCCGTTTCCATCGAATTCTTCAAAAGTGTTATCAAGCAGATATTTTATAGGACTCCATTTGCCCGTTATCTCAATATCATTCACTAATCTAAAACGAGCTCCTTTTATAGGAATCGATTTGCTATTAGACAACTTAATAGTTTTATCAAAATTCAATATATCACCAACCACCTCGTTTAAATAGCGTAACTCACCTGCTTTACTAATCTCAAATACCTGTTCCTTCTCATTAAAGTACAAAGTATCAACTTTCCCATCACATGATATGAGTAACAGACAGGCTGATAGCATTAATATTATTTGTTTCATAAGATATCTAAATATATAATCAACTCTGTTCTTCATATTTCCCATCATCATTTCTCTTATATTCTTTTCCATTTTCACCTTTAAGGAGACTTTTGTCTTTAAAGAAACTTACATCCTTCGCCTTTACATCACCACCAAAAGGACCGGCACCTTTGATTATCGCATCACAATCTTCCTCCTGAGAGTCATTGTTATTATCAGAAGATTCAGGCAAAGTATTACCCGAACTCTCACTTACCTTCCGAGGAGCTAATACGAATGCAATGATAGCACAGACAATCATGACAACTATTACCACTGCCATTGATGATATCAGCAATACTATCCCTGCCGCAAAGAATACCGGATATAGCAACAATATCGCAATCCGATAAATCCCTTTTACAGAAACAGCCAATATAATCATCTGCACAATAAATAATAGACCTACAGCCACTACCAATAATGCCATTATAAACCCAAATAGTCCGTCCTGGTACATTAATGAGGGGATAAAGCGTTCTGCAAGAATGTCAAACAGCATATTTCCTGTAAACATGTGAATTGCAAGAAGTATTACGGCAATCACAGCAGCAATGGTTGTGGGAGTTTTGCTAAAATAACCAAAGCCCTCATAAAGCCACAATAAAATACTGAACAAACCAAACAAGAAGCTTCCTGTTACCAGAATAACAGCTCCGTAAAGTTTCAGAACATTCATCAAACCCGGTTCTCCTAAATCCAGTTTTCCTTCGTTGCAGAATATATTGCAGACAAGAAACAATATTAAAACACTCATTGCCAACAATTCAATGGCAGGCAACCAAAAACGTATTGCTCCCTCAACATCCAGCACGTTCAGTAGAATCAAGGAAACCACCAGAAGGATGGCCAAAACAAAAATCCACATACCTACCTTCGCAAACAAAAAAGAATCGTTAGCAGAAAGTTCTTCCAAAACCGGTGCTCCATTTTTGTTGGGTAAAGGTGCTCCCCCGTCCATTATCAAGGTCCCGTCTTTCCAATTATAATCAAAATAGACTTGCATCGGATTACCCTCCGGATTATCGGGAAAAACAGCCATTACGGTTGCCCCCAAAGCATTGGAAGAAACCACCGAAGTAATCAGTTTGTGACTAATGTCCACGTCTGTGTCATAAACAATGTACCCGTAACAAGACTGACCGTTCAATGGATACTCATCCGGCGCCTTTATTTCCTGATACAAGCTAAGTTTCACATATTCGCTTGTGCCTTCATTGTCCATCATTTCCCATTCCCCGACAAACGGTCTAAGACCGGATACGTATTTGAAAACCTCATCTTTACCATAAGTAATCTCGTTTGTTTTCGGGTTAAAAGTAAGTGTATCTTCATAAAGCTGCAAATCGTGACTCCCTAATGACACCAGTCGATACTTATTATTGCCTATGTAGGAAACCGAATCTATATCATAACGATAGATGCGGGATATAGTGGAAAAATTCATAAAACCATAACTTTTCTTCCCGCTCGGCAGTTCTTCCATTTCCGTATCAAAAGTACGTTCCGAGAAATCCAACTCCATACAGTAAGTAAGGTTATCCACTCCATACTCCTG from Bacteroides sp. MSB163 includes:
- a CDS encoding S46 family peptidase; its protein translation is MKLKCILIVACSLFTLTGQADEGMWMLGNLNKQTRKTMKELGLQMPADKLYNPKKPSLKDAVVSFGGFCSGVVVSEDGLVFTNHHCGFSSVQQHSSVEHDYLKDGFVARSRAEELPNPELYVRFLLRTEDVTKRVLGAVKPSMNEMERSSAVDSMMMVIGGEVSLKDSTLLGVVDAYYGGNEFWLSVYRDFNDVRLVFAPPSSVGKFGWDTDNWVWPRHTGDFCVFRIYADHKNRPADYSPDNVPYHPEYVAPISLDGYKEGSFCMTIGYPGSTERYLSSFGIEEMMNNSNQAQIDIRGVKQAIWKREMDSKDSIRIKYASKYDESSNYWKNSIGVNRAIRKLGILEKKREMEQEIRRWIQQNPDEREKLLQLFTDLELNYKNRREVNRAQAYFIESFLYGPELVQLALKILNFDFEGEQKTVIAALKDIVEQYSNLDLDIDKEVFTALLKEYRSKVDTTFLPEIYHTIAQKYNGDEKAFVDSLYASSELTTPRGLKRFLERDTTYQIFDDPAISLGIDMLTMLFDMNMQMQAPTTEIIRGERQLNGVIRRMYTSRNFYPDANSTMRLSFGTVCGYTPFDGAEYDYYTTTKGVLEKVKAHVDDVDFAVQPEVLSLLSSGNFGRYADEKGEMKVCFISNNDITGGNSGSAMFNSKGELLGLAFDGNWEAMGSDILYEPKMQRTIGVDVRYILFMIEKYGKAGNLIRELNILN
- a CDS encoding TIGR00341 family protein, with protein sequence METPEQNQNRNVFAVKKFLSEYLDLRKDKDNELETVDSIRKGVEFKGANLWILIFAIFMASLGLNVNSTAVIIGAMLISPLMGPIMGVGLSVGLNDFELMKRSLKSFLITTLFSVTTATIFFLVSPVAEGQSELLARTSPTIYDVFIALMGGLAGVVALSTKEKGNVIPGVAIATALMPPLCTAGYGLATGNLVYFLGAFYLYFINSVFISLATFAGVRVMHFQRKEFVDKKREKKVRQYIILIAVLTMCPAVYLTVGIIQSTFYESAANRFVAEQLSFENTQVLDKKIHYHGSKDNEIRVVLIGQEVPEASIAIARNKMKDYKLGETKLIVLQGMNNEAVDISSIRAMVMEDFYKNSEERLVEQTKKITVLEQSLARYKSFDELGKTIVPELKVLYPSVKTVSISHAIELTVDSVRTDTITLAVLKFGKHPDVHEKQKITEWLKARTGAKKLRLIAE
- a CDS encoding lipopolysaccharide biosynthesis protein; the protein is MAGLKSLAKETAIYGVSSIVGRFLNYLLVPVYTIALPASSGGYGVVTNIYAWVALILVLLTCGMETGFFRFANKGQDDPMRVYSTTLLSVSIGSLVFVALGLLFLEPIAGWLEYGEHPWYVGMMMIVVAMDAIQSIPFAYLRYKKRPIKFAALKLLFIFLNIALNLFYYVILKGNDVGYAFLFNLICTSVVMLCMIPELRGFTYVLDRELLKRMLRYSLPLVILGVAGILNQVADKIIFPFVYPDEAEATVQLGIYGAASKIAMIMAMFTQAFRFAYEPFVFGKSKEKDSREMYAQAMKFFIIFTLLAFLAVMFYLDILRHVIGRDYWDGLRVVPIVMAAEIFMGIYFNLSFWYKLIDETRWGAYFSLTGCTILILMNVFLIPKYGYIACAWAGFTGYGVAMLLSYFVGQKKYPIQYDLKAIGMYVLLAAVLYVAAEYVPIDNIYLRMAYRTVLLLLFVAYVVKRDLPLSQISILNRFIRK
- the ruvB gene encoding Holliday junction branch migration DNA helicase RuvB — protein: MEREDFDIRDNQLTSRERDFENALRPLSFEDFSGQDKVVDNLRIFVKAARLRGEALDHVLLHGPPGLGKTTLSNIIANELGVGFKVTSGPVLDKPGDLAGVLTSLEPNDVLFIDEIHRLSPVVEEYLYSAMEDYRIDIMIDKGPSARSIQIDLNPFTMVGATTRSGLLTAPLRARFGINLHLEYYDDDVLSGIIRRSAGILNVPCSTRAASEIASRSRGTPRIANALLRRVRDFAQVKGSGSIDTEIANFALEALNIDKYGLDEIDNKILCTIIDKFKGGPVGLTTIATALGEDAGTIEEVYEPFLIKEGFLKRTPRGREVTELAYKHLGRSLYNSQRTLFND
- a CDS encoding ATP-binding protein; its protein translation is MDCEKQTTEYKSLLKIRTGDKGFKDLSVTCVALANAQGGRIFIGYDDKKKAPLPGQHVTPDEVNEAVTKLRSLCFNVGLVASEICTDDTGSQYFIVSVSPSMHSVATTLDGRIYIRVADKCEPVRSEDLQRLGEEKGAYQWELVRTKYQLDGVALDALRQLANDIRNFSFKKKTVCAAIRISC